The genomic segment GTGCCGGAAGGTGCCATTGCCTGCGGGGCATTGCGCGGTTCCCGTTGCCGGGGTGCCTCTGCCGGGGCGCCTGTCGCCTGCTGTGCGGTGGCAGGGTGCTGGCGGGCAACCAGATCCTGTGCCTGCTGGCGCTCCGCCGCTTCACGCGCATCGTTGCGGCGGGCAAAATCGCGCAGTTCGTCGGCAGCGCTTTCGATCGAGCGGCCCATGGCCTTTTCGAAGGCATTGCGCGCCTTGGCGATGGTGGGGGCAGGCACGCCGCTGCGCTGGGCTTCCTGCATCACATATTCCAGCAGCCGCCCATTGCCGCAGGACACATCCGTGCAATTGACTCCGTGTGTGGTGACGTTCTCCAGATATTCGCTGACCAGTTTGCTGCGCGTCGCCTCGTCCGCCTTCCAGTAATCCTTGCGGATCGTCTCGATCATGCGGGCGGTGATGTCCTGATAGGCGAAGGGGGAATTCTTCTCGAAATAGGCCTTCATGCCCATGTTGCGCTTGTCGAGCACATAGGTCTCATAGGTTTCCTGCCACATGGCATCGTCCACCACATCGGTTGCGGTGGCATCCCAGCCCCAGAGATATTCCACGAATTCCCGCATCGCCCCTGCGCCGGCATAGCCTTCCTTCTGCATCCCCTCGATCCAGGTCGGGTTGACGTAGCGGGAGCGGAATTCGCGGCCGATGAAGGTGTCCAGCCCGGTCATGGCAGGCTTGCCGGGATCGCGCGTGTCAGTGATCTGGAGGTCCGGCGTCGTGCCATCGAGGCTGCGCACGGCGGAGGCGAGGCCGCCCATATACATGAACATGTCATCGTTATCGAGCGTGCCATAGAGCATGGTCGAGTTCGAATGGACGATGGTTTCGGTGCCAGAGATGGCCAGCCGGAATACGTCCGGCATGGGCTGGCCCCAATAGCCATTGCCGTAACCGTGGCCCATCTTGCGGATATAATCGTTGGCGAAACCAGCTTCGTCATCCCACGATCCGCTGGCGGCCACGATATTCGAGGTGTTCAGGTTATAGCTGCCCGGCGGCTCGTCGAAGATGCGCACGCCGGCCATCTTGTCGGCCTCCTCGGGCGCGACGCCCTTCTCGATCAGAACGCGCTTCATTTCGAGATAATGCTGGCGAACCTGATTGTCGGCTTCGTCCAGCGCCTTCAACTTCTGCACGGCTTCGTCCATCAGGCGAGTGACATTGCCGAACAGTCCTTCGGCGGCGGAGGCGATCACGATGTCCACGCGGGGGCGGCCCAGCTGTTCGCGCGGGATCACCTCCACGCCCACCACCTTGCCGCGTGCATCCCAGACCGGCCTGGTGCCGAGCAGGTAGAATATCTGCGATTCCAGCACGCCTTCATGGCGCATGGTTTCGTCCCCCCAAATCACGAAAGATACCTTGGAGGGGTATTTGCCGTTCTTGCGGAAGGATTTCTGCAGCAGTTCTTCTGCCAGCTTTGCCCCCATTTCCCATGAGGCGGGCTTGGGCACCTTGTCTGGATCGATGCCGTAGAAATTGGCGCCGGTGGGATAGGAATCCGGATTGCGCACCGGCTCGCCGCCCTTGCCTGCGGGCACGAAGCGTCCTGCAAGGCCGAGCATCAGGCCGTCAAGCTCGCGCGGGCCGGAGGCGAGGATGCGCTGGCGCATGTCGTCGGCAAAGATTTCACTGGCATCGGGCAGGGCGGAACGGTCAACGCTCATGATCGCCTTCACCGTGCTGTCCACGGCGTCGGGAACCGGCGTGCGGCCGAAGGCGTGCATGCCATAGGGGATGATCTGCCCGCGCAGTTCCAGCAGGTAGTCCTCCACTTGATGGAGCTGCGCGTCAGTCCATTCGACATCCGGATCGAGGCCGACATCCTTCGCGACGCCCAGCTTCACCGCCTGTTCGCGGGCCTGCCTGCCGTAAATGCGCGCCAGTTCGGGGTTCTTGCTCTCGTTCTTGGTATGGTCGTTGAGCAACTCGCTCAGCTTGGCGAGGTCTTCGGTCAACCCGCCTTCGGTGAAGGGCGGCACCATGTGATCCACCAGAGTGGCCATGCCGCGCCTGCGGGCGACCAGGCCTTCGCCCACAACGTCCACATTGTAGATGTAGAGGTCCGGCAGGTCCGAAATCAGCGCGTCGGGCGCGTCTTCCTCGCCAAGGCCTGCATCGCGCCCGTCGAGCCATTCAAGCGTGCCATGCGTGCCGATATGCACCACCGCATCCGCCTTGTAGCCATTGCGCAGCCAGGCATAGGTGGCGACATATTGGTGCGGCGGGGCAAGGTCCGTCGCGTGATAGAGCTTTTCCAGATCCTCGCCCCAGGCGCGATTGGGCTGCGGCATCAGCATCACATTGCCGAACTGCACGCCCGGCACGATCAGGTTGACGCGGCCGTCCCGGCGCTCGGTCATCAGCTTGCCGTCTTTCGGATCGCCCCAGTCCTTCAGAATCTTGGCGCGAAGGGTAGGGGCAAGGGCATCCAGCCACTTGCGATAATCTTCAACGTCCACGCGATTGGCACCGCCCTGCGCGATCATTTCCTCCAGCTCGCCGGGCGCATCGCTGCCGACATTGCGGGCCTTGGTGGTGATCTGCGCCAGCACCTCGTCGGCCAAGGGTGCGGGACCGCCAATGTCATAGCCTTCTGACGCCATGCGCTGGAGGATATTGGCCAGCGTTTCCGCCACGTTGAGATAGCTGGCGGAAATGCCCGCCTTGCCCGGCGGGTAGTTGTAGTAGATCAGCGCGACCTTCTTTTCCGCATTGGGCTTGCGGGACAGTTCCGCATATTTCAGCCCGCGGCTGACGGCCATTTCCACGCGGGAGCGGATCGGGCTGGTAATGACGGAATTCAGCCCGGTCAGCGGATCGAGCACCTTTTCCTTTGTGCCCACCACTGTGGGAGCGATGGTGCCCGCCAGTTCGGGCGAGGCGAGATTGAAGGTGCCTTCGAATGCGGAAAGGCCCTGCGGCGAATTGCGCCAGTCTTCCTCGCTACGGCCATAGAGGCTGATGAGGTTGATGACCGGGATGCCCACGCCTTCCAGCACGCTGGCCGATTGGGCATCGTTGAACTGGAAGAACAGGCCTAGCCCGACATCGGCGCGCACATCCTTGCCTTCACCCAGCAGCTGCTGAAAGGCGACTGCGCCGGGATAGCCGAAGACGGGGATGGCTTCGGCGCCCTGCCGTTCCAC from the Erythrobacter sp. SG61-1L genome contains:
- a CDS encoding cobaltochelatase subunit CobN translates to MKLLRTLKALLIALLLLPAAAHAQQVAPVRLGYVFSDGNIPGTLAAFRKLMEERPDLKGKVELQFLAESTFEEVDPAKLVASDVLVYDIMNEQMLRRFDDEKQLDVVGSTSQSGTVLGVGQGLQSEEFFANLGVTWVPRARAYWEHGGPKNQLALMKLALGKAGIAGFDALPDPEPSLDFGYYYPDGETGRVFATWEEFQNWRAANGKLHPGAPRVAVGFFKANYYTGDTGLLNAVIAEVERQGAEAIPVFGYPGAVAFQQLLGEGKDVRADVGLGLFFQFNDAQSASVLEGVGIPVINLISLYGRSEEDWRNSPQGLSAFEGTFNLASPELAGTIAPTVVGTKEKVLDPLTGLNSVITSPIRSRVEMAVSRGLKYAELSRKPNAEKKVALIYYNYPPGKAGISASYLNVAETLANILQRMASEGYDIGGPAPLADEVLAQITTKARNVGSDAPGELEEMIAQGGANRVDVEDYRKWLDALAPTLRAKILKDWGDPKDGKLMTERRDGRVNLIVPGVQFGNVMLMPQPNRAWGEDLEKLYHATDLAPPHQYVATYAWLRNGYKADAVVHIGTHGTLEWLDGRDAGLGEEDAPDALISDLPDLYIYNVDVVGEGLVARRRGMATLVDHMVPPFTEGGLTEDLAKLSELLNDHTKNESKNPELARIYGRQAREQAVKLGVAKDVGLDPDVEWTDAQLHQVEDYLLELRGQIIPYGMHAFGRTPVPDAVDSTVKAIMSVDRSALPDASEIFADDMRQRILASGPRELDGLMLGLAGRFVPAGKGGEPVRNPDSYPTGANFYGIDPDKVPKPASWEMGAKLAEELLQKSFRKNGKYPSKVSFVIWGDETMRHEGVLESQIFYLLGTRPVWDARGKVVGVEVIPREQLGRPRVDIVIASAAEGLFGNVTRLMDEAVQKLKALDEADNQVRQHYLEMKRVLIEKGVAPEEADKMAGVRIFDEPPGSYNLNTSNIVAASGSWDDEAGFANDYIRKMGHGYGNGYWGQPMPDVFRLAISGTETIVHSNSTMLYGTLDNDDMFMYMGGLASAVRSLDGTTPDLQITDTRDPGKPAMTGLDTFIGREFRSRYVNPTWIEGMQKEGYAGAGAMREFVEYLWGWDATATDVVDDAMWQETYETYVLDKRNMGMKAYFEKNSPFAYQDITARMIETIRKDYWKADEATRSKLVSEYLENVTTHGVNCTDVSCGNGRLLEYVMQEAQRSGVPAPTIAKARNAFEKAMGRSIESAADELRDFARRNDAREAAERQQAQDLVARQHPATAQQATGAPAEAPRQREPRNAPQAMAPSGTAPSQNPQLKGQVMTEEDRTPTIRAPERAEPPRLSASGLIWPAVLFVLLLLGWNWRERRMQASPA